In Triticum urartu cultivar G1812 chromosome 6, Tu2.1, whole genome shotgun sequence, the following proteins share a genomic window:
- the LOC125513409 gene encoding multiple organellar RNA editing factor 2, chloroplastic-like, translating into MAAAAASMARRLLSPTTSSPSTAIRLLISRRIASAPSIPRAPAAAAREMLRPAAVASSSSFLLRGAGGARGMARRPGGDGYSPARGGGGGGGDRAPTEMAPLFPGCDYEHWLIVMDKPGGEGASKHQMIDCYVQTLAKVLGSEEEAKRKIYNVSCERYFGFGCEIDEETSNKLEGIPGVLFVLPDSYVDPEHKDYGAELFVNGEIVQRSPERQRRVEPVPQRASDRPRYNDRTRYARRRENQQQQR; encoded by the exons atggccgccgccgccgcttccaTGGCCCGCAGGCTGCTCTCCCCCACCACCTCCTCGCCGTCCACCGCCATACGCCTCCTCATCTCCCGCCGCATCGCCTCCGCCCCGTCCATCCCGCGCgccccggcggcggcggcgagggagatGCTGCGCCCGGCGGCCGTCGCCTCCTCGTCCTCCTTCCTCCTCCGCGGCGCCGGGGGCGCCAGGGGAATGGCGCGGCGGCCGGGGGGCGACGGGTACTCCCCCGCgcggggcgggggcgggggcggagGGGACCGCGCGCCCACGGAGATGGCGCCGCTGTTCCCCGGGTGCGACTACGAGCACTGGCTGATCGTCATGGACAAGCCCGGCGGCGAGGGCGCCTCCAAGCACCAGATGATCGACTGCTACGTCCAGACCCTCGCCAAGGTCCTCGGAAG CGAGGAGGAGGCCAAGAGGAAGATTTACAACGTCTCGTGCGAGCGCTACTTCGGGTTcgggtgtgagattgatgaggAGACATCCAACAAGCTTGAAG GGATTCCTGGTGTTCTGTTTGTACTCCCCGATTCCTATGTGGACCCTGAACACAAGGACTATGGAG CCGAGCTGTTTGTGAATGGGGAGATTGTGCAGAGATCACCCGAGAGGCAGAGGAGGGTGGAGCCCGTTCCGCAGAGAGCGTCGGACAGGCCGAGGTACAACGACAGGACCCGGTACGCGCGCCGGAGGGAGAACCAGCAGCAGCAGCGATGA